From a region of the Castanea sativa cultivar Marrone di Chiusa Pesio chromosome 10, ASM4071231v1 genome:
- the LOC142613336 gene encoding protein transport protein SEC16B homolog isoform X2, whose product MASNPPFHVEDQTDEDFFDKLVDDEFGPTTTTAGSNPKFSEEVDPKFAEGSDSDEAKAFGNLSISEAGNQLDESVRGGGGGSSEAEGEGGGDSSGFGLKGTQEEKDCVGGGAGAESLGAHVEERDSLVSANSIGCDSVVGSSNDGIGSEFASDLTVSKSSGSGGSGVKEIGWNSFHADSAPQNGSHGFGSYSDFFSELDGNSGDFPGNVVGNLNSEAKMVTGNEGFAADGVNNSVNYVNYQEGQGQGQVYGATVDQSSNVQDLSSSQYWENAYPGWKYDPNTGNWYQVGGDDGSTNVQTSEWSAVADGHSEISYTQQTAQPVVGTATDTGMTGSVSNWNQVSQGNNGTESVSNWKQVSQVNNGTESVSNWNQVSQVNNGYPEHMVFDPQYPGWYYDTIAQEWRALDTYTSSIQSTAQTPDQQQHQNGFVSTGSFNQINNGLYGEYGQADKYRSQGFGSQGQDGSWAGAYGNNHQQELNSWQAETVPRSEGITTLGGNQHFDSSYVNNDQQKSFNSFGPVSSYNRASQSHGEANGNVEFKSSVPGGNFSQQFSPANLKLNEQTQFSGDYFGSQPVNFSQQPFESVHQTSYASNVGRSSAGRPPHALVTFGFGGKLLVMKNSNSSLSSSSFGSQDLVGSSLSVLNLMEVVLGNADASSLGSGTSDYFHALCQQSFPGPLVGGSVGGKELNKWIDERITSCELPNMDYRKGEALRLLLSLLKIACQHYGKLRSAFGADTVLRENDSPESAVAKLFASAKRNSTQFSEYDALSHCLQKLPSEGQIRATASEVQNLLVSGRKKEALQCAQEGQLWGPALVLASQLGDQFYVDTVKQMALHQLVAGSPLRTLCLLIAGQPAEVFYSDSTTKSSLPGAVNMPQQPAQIGANCMLDDWEENLAVITANRTKDDELVIIHLGDCLWKERSEITAAHICYLIAEANFEPYSDTARLCLIGADHWKLPRTYVSPEAIQRTELYEYSKVLGNSQFILLPFQPYKLIYAHMLVEVGKVSDSLKYCQAVLKSLKTGRAPEVETWKQLVLSLEERIRTHQQGGYSANSAPGKLVGKLLNFFDSTAHRVVGGLPPPAPTLQGGAPGNGHYNQPTGHRVSSSQSTMAMSSLMPSASMEPISDWMADGSRMTMANRSVSEPDFGRTPRQVDSSKGTASPNEQGKASVSGGASRFPRFNFGSQLLQKTVGLVLRPRPGKQAKLGETNKFYYDEKLKRWVEEGVEAPAEETALPPPPTTTAFQNGMSDYNLKSALQKEGIPNNGSPEYKTPTPSEHSSGIPPIPSSSNQFSSRGRMGVRARYVDTFNQGGGKPANLFQSPSVPSVKPPVAPNAKLFIPTPASLGEQAMEAIAENGQEETSTNGDHTTSIANDSFRSPIPSSSMTVQRFPSMDNIPYMGDLTNGNGNGNGSLPPHSRRTASWGGSHSTPFSPPKSAEIKPLGEALGMPPSSFMPNEPSLMRMQNGGSFGDLHEVEL is encoded by the exons ATGGCTTCGAATCCTCCATTTCATGTGGAGGATCAGACGGACGAGGATTTTTTCGATAAATTGGTCGACGATGAGTTCGGGCCCACCACTACTACCGCCGGATCGAACCCTAAGTTCAGCGAGGAAGTTGATCCTAAGTTCGCTGAGGGAAGCGATTCCGACGAGGCGAAAGCGTTTGGGAATCTGAGCATTAGCGAGGCTGGGAATCAATTGGATGAGTCGGTTCGTGGCGGTGGTGGCGGCAGCAGCGAAGCTGAAGGTGAAGGCGGTGGTGATAGTAGCGGCTTTGGTTTGAAAGGAACACAAGAAGAAAAGGATTGTGTGGGTGGCGGTGCAGGTGCAGAGTCGTTGGGTGCTCACGTGGAAGAGAGGGATTCGTTGGTTTCGGCCAATTCGATTGGGTGTGATAGTGTAGTAGGATCCAGCAATGATGGGATTGGATCCGAATTTGCTTCGGATTTGACTGTGAGCAAGAGCAGTGGATCCGGCGGGTCTGGGGTTAAGGAGATTGGGTGGAATTCATTCCACGCAGATTCGGCCCCTCAAAATGGGAGTCACGGGTTTGGATCGTATTCAGATTTTTTCAGTGAATTGGATGGTAATTCCGGTGATTTCCCGGGGAATGTCGTTGGAAATTTGAATAGTGAGGCGAAAATGGTAACGGGCAATGAAGGATTTGCAGCTGATGGTGTGAATAATTCAGTTAATTATGTGAATTATCAAGAGGGTCAGGGTCAGGGTCAGGTTTATGGTGCAACGGTGGATCAAAGTTCAAATGTGCAGGATTTGAGTAGTAGTCAGTATTGGGAGAATGCCTATCCAGGGTGGAAGTATGACCCGAATACCGGGAACTGGTATCAAGTGGGGGGTGATGATGGTAGCACGAATGTTCAGACCAGTGAGTGGAGTGCTGTTGCTGATGGACATTCGGAGATTTCTTATACGCAGCAAACTGCTCAGCCTGTTGTGGGAACTGCGACTGATACTGGCATGACTGGGAGCGTGTCTAATTGGAATCAGGTTTCACAAGGGAATAACGGGACTGAGAGTGTATCTAACTGGAAACAGGTTTCGCAAGTGAATAACGGGACTGAGAGCGTGTCTAACTGGAATCAGGTTTCACAAGTGAATAATGGATACCCAGAACATATGGTTTTTGATCCTCAGTATCCTGGTTGGTATTATGACACAATCGCACAAGAATGGCGCGCATTGGATACTTATACTTCGTCGATTCAATCAACAGCTCAGACCCCTGATCAGCAGCAGCATCAAAACGGGTTTGTGTCAACTGGTAGTTTTAATCAGATTAATAATGGTTTATATGGTGAGTATGGGCAGGCTGACAAATACAGGTCACAGGGTTTTGGTAGCCAAGGCCAAGATGGAAGCTGGGCTGGGGCATATGGTAATAATCATCAGCAGGAATTGAATTCGTGGCAAGCTGAAACTGTTCCAAGGAGTGAGGGTATTACAACTTTGGGTGGAAACCAGCATTTTGATAGTTCTTATGTGAATAATGATCAACAGAAGTCCTTCAATTCTTTTGGACCAGTTTCATCTTACAATAGAGCAAGTCAGAGTCATGGTGAGGCTAATGGGAATGTTGAATTTAAAAGCTCTGTCCCTGGTGGGAACTTTAGTCAGCAGTTTAGTCCGGCAAATCTGAAGCTTAATGAGCAAACACAATTCTCGGGTGATTACTTTGGCAGTCAACCTGTAAATTTTTCCCAGCAACCATTTGAGAGTGTCCATCAGACTTCTTATGCTTCCAATGTTGGAAGATCATCTGCTGGGCGTCCTCCACATGCCCTGGTGACGTTTGGCTTTGGTGGAAAACTCCTTGTAATGAAGAATAGTAATAGTTCACTCAGTAGCTCGTCATTTGGAAGCCAG GATCTGGTAGGAAGCTCACTTTCTGTTCTAAACTTGATGGAAGTTGTCTTAGGAAACGCTGATGCTTCAAGCCTTGGATCAGGTACCTCCGATTATTTTCATGCTTTGTGCCAACAATCATTTCCTGGTCCATTGGTTGGTGGGAGTGTTGGAGGTAAAGAGTTGAACAAATGGATCGACGAGAGGATTACGAGCTGTGAATTACCCAACATGGATTATAGAAAAGGTGAAGCATTGAGGTTGCTTCTATCTTTGCTTAAGATAGCTTGTCAACATTATGGAAAACTTCGATCTGCTTTTGGTGCTGACACCGTTTTGAGg GAAAATGATTCTCCAGAATCAGCAGTTGCTAAACTTTTTGCATCTGCTAAGAGGAACAGCACGCAATTCAGTGAGTATGATGCTCTTAGCCACTGCTTGCAGAAGTTGCCTTCTGAAGGACAAATTCGG GCAACCGCTTCTGAGGTACAAAATCTTCTGGTTTCTGGTAGAAAGAAAGAGGCTTTGCAATGTGCACAAGAAGGTCAATTGTGGGGGCCCGCACTTGTTCTTGCTTCACAACTTGGTGATCAG TTCTATGTTGACACTGTGAAGCAAATGGCACTTCACCAGCTAGTTGCAGGATCACCTCTAAGGACTTTATGCCTGCTAATCGCAGGGCAACCAGCTGAAGTGTTTTATTCTGATTCCACAACCAAGAGCAGTCTTCCAGGAGCTGTTAATATGCCTCAACAGCCTGCACAG ATTGGGGCCAATTGTATGCTAGATGACTGGGAGGAAAATTTGGCTGTAATAACTGCAAACAGAACAAAGGATGATGAACTTGTAATTATTCATCTTGGCGATTGCCTTTGGAAGGAAAGAAGTGAG ATTACTGCTGCACACATCTGCTACTTGATTGCGGAAGCAAACTTTGAGCCATACTCAGACACTGCTAGGCTGTGTCTAATTGGAGCAGATCACTGGAAACTTCCTCGAACCTACGTTAGTCCAGAAGCTATTCAG AGGACTGAGTTATATGAATATTCGAAGGTGCTTGGAAACTCTCAGTTTATCTTGCTACCTTTTCAGCCATACAAGCTTATTTATGCACACATGCTAGTTGAAGTGGGGAAGGTTTCAGACTCATTGAA ATACTGTCAAGCTGTATTGAAGTCTCTGAAGACTGGTCGAGCACCCGAAGTAGAAACATGGAAACAGTTAGTATTATCTCTTGAAGAGAGGATCAGAACTCACCAACAG GGTGGATACAGTGCAAATTCAGCTCCTGGAAAATTAGTTGGCAAATTGCTTAACTTTTTTGATAGTACAGCACATCGTGTTGTTGGGGGTCTTCCACCACCTGCACCAACATTACAAGGAGGCGCTCCTGGTAATGGACATTATAATCAGCCAACTGGCCACAGGGTATCAAGTAGTCAATCAACGATGGCCATGTCATCGTTAATGCCTTCTGCATCGATGGAGCCCATAAGTGATTGGATGGCTGATGGTAGTAGAATGACAATGGCTAATAGAAGCGTTTCAGAGCCAGATTTTGGTAGAACTCCAAGACAG GTTGATTCATCAAAAGGAACGGCTTCACCAAATGAACAAGGCAAAGCTTCAGTCTCAGGGGGGGCATCACGCTTTCCTCGTTTTAATTTTGGCTCACAGTTACTGCAAAAGACTGTGGGGCTAGTTTTAAGGCCTCGCCCTGGCAAACAG GCTAAATTGGGTGAAACGAACAAATTCTATTATGATGAAAAGCTGAAGAGATGGGTAGAGGAAGGCGTTGAAGCCCCAGCTGAAGAAACTGCCTTGCCACCCCCTCCAACTACTACAGCCTTCCAGAATGGCATGTCAGATTACAATTTGAAATCTGCATTACAGAAAGAAGGGATTCCAAACAATGGGAGCCCGGAATATAAAACTCCTACTCCTTCAGAACATTCTTCAGGAATTCCACCTATTCCATCCAGCTCAAATCAATTCTCATCTCGTGGAAGGATGGGTGTTCGGGCAAG GTATGTGGACACCTTCAACCAAGGTGGTGGAAAGCCTGCAAACTTGTTCCAGTCACCTTCTGTTCCATCTGTTAAGCCTCCTGTTGCTCCCAATGCAAAATTATTCATTCCCACCCCAGCATCACTTGGTGAACAGGCAATGGAGGCTATAGCAGAAAATGGGCAAGAAGAAACTTCAACTAATGGAGATCATACGACATCCATTGCAAATGACTCATTCCGGTCTCCTATACCTTCATCATCAATGACCGTGCAGAGGTTCCCAAGCATGGATAACATCCCATACATGGgagatttgacaaatggcaATGGTAATGGCAATGGCTCCCTCCCTCCTCACTCACGGAGAACAGCCTCATGGGGTGGAAGCCACAGCACTCCATTCAGTCCTCCAAAATCGGCTGAAATAAAACCTCTAGGGGAGGCATTGGGCATGCCCCCATCATCATTTATGCCTAATGAGCCTTCTTTGATGCGAATGCAAAACGGTGGCAGTTTTGGGGACCTTCATGAAGTGGAACTTTGA
- the LOC142613336 gene encoding protein transport protein SEC16B homolog isoform X1 yields the protein MASNPPFHVEDQTDEDFFDKLVDDEFGPTTTTAGSNPKFSEEVDPKFAEGSDSDEAKAFGNLSISEAGNQLDESVRGGGGGSSEAEGEGGGDSSGFGLKGTQEEKDCVGGGAGAESLGAHVEERDSLVSANSIGCDSVVGSSNDGIGSEFASDLTVSKSSGSGGSGVKEIGWNSFHADSAPQNGSHGFGSYSDFFSELDGNSGDFPGNVVGNLNSEAKMVTGNEGFAADGVNNSVNYVNYQEGQGQGQVYGATVDQSSNVQDLSSSQYWENAYPGWKYDPNTGNWYQVGGDDGSTNVQTSEWSAVADGHSEISYTQQTAQPVVGTATDTGMTGSVSNWNQVSQGNNGTESVSNWKQVSQVNNGTESVSNWNQVSQVNNGYPEHMVFDPQYPGWYYDTIAQEWRALDTYTSSIQSTAQTPDQQQHQNGFVSTGSFNQINNGLYGEYGQADKYRSQGFGSQGQDGSWAGAYGNNHQQELNSWQAETVPRSEGITTLGGNQHFDSSYVNNDQQKSFNSFGPVSSYNRASQSHGEANGNVEFKSSVPGGNFSQQFSPANLKLNEQTQFSGDYFGSQPVNFSQQPFESVHQTSYASNVGRSSAGRPPHALVTFGFGGKLLVMKNSNSSLSSSSFGSQDLVGSSLSVLNLMEVVLGNADASSLGSGTSDYFHALCQQSFPGPLVGGSVGGKELNKWIDERITSCELPNMDYRKGEALRLLLSLLKIACQHYGKLRSAFGADTVLRENDSPESAVAKLFASAKRNSTQFSEYDALSHCLQKLPSEGQIRATASEVQNLLVSGRKKEALQCAQEGQLWGPALVLASQLGDQFYVDTVKQMALHQLVAGSPLRTLCLLIAGQPAEVFYSDSTTKSSLPGAVNMPQQPAQIGANCMLDDWEENLAVITANRTKDDELVIIHLGDCLWKERSEITAAHICYLIAEANFEPYSDTARLCLIGADHWKLPRTYVSPEAIQRTELYEYSKVLGNSQFILLPFQPYKLIYAHMLVEVGKVSDSLKYCQAVLKSLKTGRAPEVETWKQLVLSLEERIRTHQQGGYSANSAPGKLVGKLLNFFDSTAHRVVGGLPPPAPTLQGGAPGNGHYNQPTGHRVSSSQSTMAMSSLMPSASMEPISDWMADGSRMTMANRSVSEPDFGRTPRQDQVDSSKGTASPNEQGKASVSGGASRFPRFNFGSQLLQKTVGLVLRPRPGKQAKLGETNKFYYDEKLKRWVEEGVEAPAEETALPPPPTTTAFQNGMSDYNLKSALQKEGIPNNGSPEYKTPTPSEHSSGIPPIPSSSNQFSSRGRMGVRARYVDTFNQGGGKPANLFQSPSVPSVKPPVAPNAKLFIPTPASLGEQAMEAIAENGQEETSTNGDHTTSIANDSFRSPIPSSSMTVQRFPSMDNIPYMGDLTNGNGNGNGSLPPHSRRTASWGGSHSTPFSPPKSAEIKPLGEALGMPPSSFMPNEPSLMRMQNGGSFGDLHEVEL from the exons ATGGCTTCGAATCCTCCATTTCATGTGGAGGATCAGACGGACGAGGATTTTTTCGATAAATTGGTCGACGATGAGTTCGGGCCCACCACTACTACCGCCGGATCGAACCCTAAGTTCAGCGAGGAAGTTGATCCTAAGTTCGCTGAGGGAAGCGATTCCGACGAGGCGAAAGCGTTTGGGAATCTGAGCATTAGCGAGGCTGGGAATCAATTGGATGAGTCGGTTCGTGGCGGTGGTGGCGGCAGCAGCGAAGCTGAAGGTGAAGGCGGTGGTGATAGTAGCGGCTTTGGTTTGAAAGGAACACAAGAAGAAAAGGATTGTGTGGGTGGCGGTGCAGGTGCAGAGTCGTTGGGTGCTCACGTGGAAGAGAGGGATTCGTTGGTTTCGGCCAATTCGATTGGGTGTGATAGTGTAGTAGGATCCAGCAATGATGGGATTGGATCCGAATTTGCTTCGGATTTGACTGTGAGCAAGAGCAGTGGATCCGGCGGGTCTGGGGTTAAGGAGATTGGGTGGAATTCATTCCACGCAGATTCGGCCCCTCAAAATGGGAGTCACGGGTTTGGATCGTATTCAGATTTTTTCAGTGAATTGGATGGTAATTCCGGTGATTTCCCGGGGAATGTCGTTGGAAATTTGAATAGTGAGGCGAAAATGGTAACGGGCAATGAAGGATTTGCAGCTGATGGTGTGAATAATTCAGTTAATTATGTGAATTATCAAGAGGGTCAGGGTCAGGGTCAGGTTTATGGTGCAACGGTGGATCAAAGTTCAAATGTGCAGGATTTGAGTAGTAGTCAGTATTGGGAGAATGCCTATCCAGGGTGGAAGTATGACCCGAATACCGGGAACTGGTATCAAGTGGGGGGTGATGATGGTAGCACGAATGTTCAGACCAGTGAGTGGAGTGCTGTTGCTGATGGACATTCGGAGATTTCTTATACGCAGCAAACTGCTCAGCCTGTTGTGGGAACTGCGACTGATACTGGCATGACTGGGAGCGTGTCTAATTGGAATCAGGTTTCACAAGGGAATAACGGGACTGAGAGTGTATCTAACTGGAAACAGGTTTCGCAAGTGAATAACGGGACTGAGAGCGTGTCTAACTGGAATCAGGTTTCACAAGTGAATAATGGATACCCAGAACATATGGTTTTTGATCCTCAGTATCCTGGTTGGTATTATGACACAATCGCACAAGAATGGCGCGCATTGGATACTTATACTTCGTCGATTCAATCAACAGCTCAGACCCCTGATCAGCAGCAGCATCAAAACGGGTTTGTGTCAACTGGTAGTTTTAATCAGATTAATAATGGTTTATATGGTGAGTATGGGCAGGCTGACAAATACAGGTCACAGGGTTTTGGTAGCCAAGGCCAAGATGGAAGCTGGGCTGGGGCATATGGTAATAATCATCAGCAGGAATTGAATTCGTGGCAAGCTGAAACTGTTCCAAGGAGTGAGGGTATTACAACTTTGGGTGGAAACCAGCATTTTGATAGTTCTTATGTGAATAATGATCAACAGAAGTCCTTCAATTCTTTTGGACCAGTTTCATCTTACAATAGAGCAAGTCAGAGTCATGGTGAGGCTAATGGGAATGTTGAATTTAAAAGCTCTGTCCCTGGTGGGAACTTTAGTCAGCAGTTTAGTCCGGCAAATCTGAAGCTTAATGAGCAAACACAATTCTCGGGTGATTACTTTGGCAGTCAACCTGTAAATTTTTCCCAGCAACCATTTGAGAGTGTCCATCAGACTTCTTATGCTTCCAATGTTGGAAGATCATCTGCTGGGCGTCCTCCACATGCCCTGGTGACGTTTGGCTTTGGTGGAAAACTCCTTGTAATGAAGAATAGTAATAGTTCACTCAGTAGCTCGTCATTTGGAAGCCAG GATCTGGTAGGAAGCTCACTTTCTGTTCTAAACTTGATGGAAGTTGTCTTAGGAAACGCTGATGCTTCAAGCCTTGGATCAGGTACCTCCGATTATTTTCATGCTTTGTGCCAACAATCATTTCCTGGTCCATTGGTTGGTGGGAGTGTTGGAGGTAAAGAGTTGAACAAATGGATCGACGAGAGGATTACGAGCTGTGAATTACCCAACATGGATTATAGAAAAGGTGAAGCATTGAGGTTGCTTCTATCTTTGCTTAAGATAGCTTGTCAACATTATGGAAAACTTCGATCTGCTTTTGGTGCTGACACCGTTTTGAGg GAAAATGATTCTCCAGAATCAGCAGTTGCTAAACTTTTTGCATCTGCTAAGAGGAACAGCACGCAATTCAGTGAGTATGATGCTCTTAGCCACTGCTTGCAGAAGTTGCCTTCTGAAGGACAAATTCGG GCAACCGCTTCTGAGGTACAAAATCTTCTGGTTTCTGGTAGAAAGAAAGAGGCTTTGCAATGTGCACAAGAAGGTCAATTGTGGGGGCCCGCACTTGTTCTTGCTTCACAACTTGGTGATCAG TTCTATGTTGACACTGTGAAGCAAATGGCACTTCACCAGCTAGTTGCAGGATCACCTCTAAGGACTTTATGCCTGCTAATCGCAGGGCAACCAGCTGAAGTGTTTTATTCTGATTCCACAACCAAGAGCAGTCTTCCAGGAGCTGTTAATATGCCTCAACAGCCTGCACAG ATTGGGGCCAATTGTATGCTAGATGACTGGGAGGAAAATTTGGCTGTAATAACTGCAAACAGAACAAAGGATGATGAACTTGTAATTATTCATCTTGGCGATTGCCTTTGGAAGGAAAGAAGTGAG ATTACTGCTGCACACATCTGCTACTTGATTGCGGAAGCAAACTTTGAGCCATACTCAGACACTGCTAGGCTGTGTCTAATTGGAGCAGATCACTGGAAACTTCCTCGAACCTACGTTAGTCCAGAAGCTATTCAG AGGACTGAGTTATATGAATATTCGAAGGTGCTTGGAAACTCTCAGTTTATCTTGCTACCTTTTCAGCCATACAAGCTTATTTATGCACACATGCTAGTTGAAGTGGGGAAGGTTTCAGACTCATTGAA ATACTGTCAAGCTGTATTGAAGTCTCTGAAGACTGGTCGAGCACCCGAAGTAGAAACATGGAAACAGTTAGTATTATCTCTTGAAGAGAGGATCAGAACTCACCAACAG GGTGGATACAGTGCAAATTCAGCTCCTGGAAAATTAGTTGGCAAATTGCTTAACTTTTTTGATAGTACAGCACATCGTGTTGTTGGGGGTCTTCCACCACCTGCACCAACATTACAAGGAGGCGCTCCTGGTAATGGACATTATAATCAGCCAACTGGCCACAGGGTATCAAGTAGTCAATCAACGATGGCCATGTCATCGTTAATGCCTTCTGCATCGATGGAGCCCATAAGTGATTGGATGGCTGATGGTAGTAGAATGACAATGGCTAATAGAAGCGTTTCAGAGCCAGATTTTGGTAGAACTCCAAGACAG GATCAGGTTGATTCATCAAAAGGAACGGCTTCACCAAATGAACAAGGCAAAGCTTCAGTCTCAGGGGGGGCATCACGCTTTCCTCGTTTTAATTTTGGCTCACAGTTACTGCAAAAGACTGTGGGGCTAGTTTTAAGGCCTCGCCCTGGCAAACAG GCTAAATTGGGTGAAACGAACAAATTCTATTATGATGAAAAGCTGAAGAGATGGGTAGAGGAAGGCGTTGAAGCCCCAGCTGAAGAAACTGCCTTGCCACCCCCTCCAACTACTACAGCCTTCCAGAATGGCATGTCAGATTACAATTTGAAATCTGCATTACAGAAAGAAGGGATTCCAAACAATGGGAGCCCGGAATATAAAACTCCTACTCCTTCAGAACATTCTTCAGGAATTCCACCTATTCCATCCAGCTCAAATCAATTCTCATCTCGTGGAAGGATGGGTGTTCGGGCAAG GTATGTGGACACCTTCAACCAAGGTGGTGGAAAGCCTGCAAACTTGTTCCAGTCACCTTCTGTTCCATCTGTTAAGCCTCCTGTTGCTCCCAATGCAAAATTATTCATTCCCACCCCAGCATCACTTGGTGAACAGGCAATGGAGGCTATAGCAGAAAATGGGCAAGAAGAAACTTCAACTAATGGAGATCATACGACATCCATTGCAAATGACTCATTCCGGTCTCCTATACCTTCATCATCAATGACCGTGCAGAGGTTCCCAAGCATGGATAACATCCCATACATGGgagatttgacaaatggcaATGGTAATGGCAATGGCTCCCTCCCTCCTCACTCACGGAGAACAGCCTCATGGGGTGGAAGCCACAGCACTCCATTCAGTCCTCCAAAATCGGCTGAAATAAAACCTCTAGGGGAGGCATTGGGCATGCCCCCATCATCATTTATGCCTAATGAGCCTTCTTTGATGCGAATGCAAAACGGTGGCAGTTTTGGGGACCTTCATGAAGTGGAACTTTGA